The following proteins come from a genomic window of Longimicrobiaceae bacterium:
- a CDS encoding SDR family NAD(P)-dependent oxidoreductase, translating to MQLEGKVALISGAGSGIGKAAAVLLAKEGAKVAALGRTPEQLEKAVQEIKDADGEAMAVLADISKPDDMQRAVKETTDRWGRLDIVFANAGINGVWAPIEELEPDEWDRTLDINLKGTFLTVKYAVPFLKKQGGAIVVTASVNGTRIFSNTGATAYSCSKAAQVAFTKMMALELAPSKVRINVICPGAIDTEIDDNTEKRDLEHVVIPVEFPEGNKPLRRAPGTAEQVAKLVLFLVSDASDHITGTEMWIDGAESLIKG from the coding sequence ATGCAGCTCGAGGGCAAGGTGGCGCTGATCAGCGGCGCGGGATCCGGCATCGGGAAGGCGGCGGCGGTGCTCCTGGCGAAGGAAGGCGCGAAGGTCGCCGCCCTGGGCCGCACCCCGGAGCAGCTGGAGAAGGCGGTGCAGGAGATCAAGGACGCGGACGGCGAGGCCATGGCCGTGCTGGCCGACATCTCCAAGCCCGACGACATGCAGCGCGCCGTGAAGGAGACCACCGACCGGTGGGGCCGGCTGGACATCGTGTTCGCCAACGCGGGCATCAACGGCGTGTGGGCCCCCATCGAGGAGCTGGAGCCCGACGAGTGGGACCGCACGCTCGACATCAACCTGAAGGGCACGTTCCTGACGGTGAAGTACGCGGTGCCGTTCCTGAAGAAGCAGGGTGGCGCCATCGTGGTCACGGCCTCGGTGAACGGCACGCGCATCTTCAGCAACACGGGCGCGACGGCGTACTCGTGCAGCAAGGCGGCACAGGTGGCGTTCACCAAGATGATGGCGCTGGAGCTGGCTCCCAGCAAAGTGCGCATCAACGTGATCTGCCCCGGCGCCATCGACACCGAGATCGACGACAACACCGAGAAGCGCGACCTGGAGCACGTGGTGATCCCGGTGGAGTTCCCGGAGGGCAACAAGCCGCTGCGCCGCGCGCCCGGCACGGCCGAGCAGGTGGCCAAGCTGGTGCTCTTCCTGGTCTCCGACGCGTCGGACCACATCACGGGCACGGAGATGTGGATCGACGGCGCCGAATCGCTGATCAAGGGCTGA
- a CDS encoding M23 family metallopeptidase, whose product MRPLRHVLFRSFALAALALLHGCAIFHGAPDPYAAPRGRRSSPAPAAEHRHSGPPPVAVSSLVIPVQGVRAEQLRDSYEDGREGHVHHAIDIMAPGGTPVVAAADGAVLKLRTGGIGGITVYQVGPDGRTLFYYAHLLRYVAGLAEGQTVKRGQIIAYVGDTGNAGKGNYHLHFSIGYLADPRRWWESENVDPFPLLGGTAPRRTTDVGGR is encoded by the coding sequence ATGCGCCCTCTACGCCACGTTCTCTTCCGTTCCTTTGCGCTGGCCGCGCTCGCGCTGCTGCACGGCTGCGCCATCTTCCACGGCGCCCCGGATCCGTACGCCGCGCCGCGCGGACGGCGCTCGTCGCCCGCGCCCGCCGCGGAGCACCGGCACAGCGGCCCGCCACCCGTGGCCGTGTCGTCGCTGGTGATCCCCGTGCAGGGCGTCCGCGCGGAGCAGCTGCGCGACTCGTACGAGGACGGGCGCGAGGGGCACGTGCACCATGCCATCGACATCATGGCGCCGGGCGGCACGCCGGTGGTGGCCGCGGCGGACGGTGCGGTGCTCAAGCTGCGCACGGGCGGCATCGGCGGCATCACCGTCTACCAGGTGGGACCGGACGGGCGCACGCTCTTCTACTATGCGCACCTGCTGCGCTACGTGGCGGGACTGGCCGAAGGGCAGACGGTGAAGCGGGGGCAGATCATCGCCTACGTGGGCGACACGGGCAACGCCGGCAAGGGCAACTACCACCTGCACTTCTCCATCGGCTACCTGGCCGACCCGCGCCGGTGGTGGGAGAGCGAGAACGTCGATCCCTTCCCGCTGCTGGGCGGCACCGCCCCCCGCCGCACTACCGACGTGGGTGGCCGGTAG
- a CDS encoding OsmC family protein, with product MKITLISDERLRIEGGAGPLTIEADSAEMVYSPYHMLASGLANCTFSVLHSWATNAKLPADDLAVEVTWKFTENPHRVGNMDVLVDWPSLPAERRAAAGRAATLCSVHKTLEHPPEMSIEVRQP from the coding sequence GTGAAGATCACCCTGATCTCGGACGAGCGGCTGAGGATCGAAGGCGGAGCGGGGCCGCTGACCATCGAGGCGGATTCGGCCGAGATGGTGTATTCGCCGTATCACATGCTGGCGAGCGGCCTGGCGAACTGCACCTTCTCGGTCCTGCACTCCTGGGCGACCAACGCCAAGCTCCCCGCCGACGACCTGGCGGTGGAGGTGACCTGGAAGTTCACCGAGAACCCGCACCGTGTGGGCAACATGGACGTGCTGGTGGACTGGCCGTCGCTGCCGGCGGAGCGGCGCGCGGCGGCCGGGCGCGCGGCCACGCTTTGCTCGGTGCACAAGACACTGGAGCACCCCCCGGAGATGTCGATAGAGGTGAGGCAGCCATGA
- a CDS encoding M20/M25/M40 family metallo-hydrolase, with protein sequence MPLKRRSALLARAAVALAAPLAAACATPAASAQAGAAAAGPAPAAGVRIEDVRASLGTLAHDSMEGRATGAPGSARAARFIAEQMRQYGLEAAGDSGYFQRVPLVVGTSASGRRTVRLLADGDTAPVSRRVTGVNVVGILRGSDPVLRDSAVLVDAHYDHLGVRQPVDGDSIYNGADDDASGVVAVLEIARAMAHGPRPRRTVIFLATTGEEVGLLGTRWYVAHPVVPLERTEANLEIEMIGRPDSLAGGEGKGWLTGYDRSTMGAMLRQAGIPIVPDPRPAENFFERSDNIAFARMGIPAHTLSSFNLHEDYHTPRDEVDRVDFTHLTAVIDAAARAVRMLADGPAPTWVAGGRPAAR encoded by the coding sequence ATGCCCCTGAAACGCCGCTCCGCTCTCCTCGCCCGCGCCGCGGTGGCGCTGGCCGCTCCGCTCGCCGCCGCATGCGCCACGCCCGCGGCCAGCGCGCAGGCGGGCGCCGCTGCGGCCGGGCCCGCGCCCGCAGCGGGCGTACGCATCGAGGACGTGCGCGCCTCGCTGGGCACGCTGGCCCACGACTCCATGGAGGGCCGCGCCACCGGCGCGCCGGGCTCGGCGCGGGCGGCGCGCTTCATCGCGGAGCAGATGCGGCAGTACGGGCTGGAGGCGGCGGGCGACAGCGGCTACTTCCAGCGCGTGCCGCTGGTGGTGGGAACCAGCGCCAGCGGCCGCCGCACCGTGCGCCTGCTGGCGGACGGCGACACCGCGCCGGTTTCGCGGCGGGTGACCGGGGTGAACGTGGTGGGCATCCTGCGCGGCAGCGACCCGGTGCTGCGGGACTCGGCGGTGCTGGTGGACGCGCACTACGACCACCTGGGCGTGCGGCAGCCGGTGGACGGCGATTCCATCTACAACGGCGCGGACGACGACGCGTCGGGCGTGGTGGCGGTGCTGGAGATCGCGCGGGCGATGGCGCACGGCCCGCGGCCGCGGCGCACCGTGATCTTCCTGGCGACCACGGGCGAGGAGGTGGGGCTTCTGGGCACGCGCTGGTACGTGGCCCACCCCGTGGTGCCGCTGGAGCGCACCGAGGCCAACCTGGAGATCGAGATGATCGGGCGGCCGGACTCGCTCGCCGGCGGCGAGGGCAAGGGCTGGCTCACGGGCTACGACCGCTCCACCATGGGCGCCATGCTGCGGCAGGCGGGCATCCCCATCGTGCCGGACCCGCGGCCGGCCGAGAACTTCTTCGAGCGCAGCGACAACATCGCGTTTGCGCGGATGGGGATCCCGGCGCACACGCTCTCGTCGTTCAACCTTCACGAGGACTACCACACGCCGCGCGACGAGGTGGACCGCGTGGACTTCACGCACTTGACGGCGGTGATCGACGCCGCCGCCCGCGCCGTCCGCATGCTCGCCGACGGCCCCGCGCCCACGTGGGTCGCAGGCGGCCGGCCCGCGGCCCGGTAG
- a CDS encoding DUF4440 domain-containing protein: MTSAPLARTLACAALLALGACAGSRMAAAPPAGSPAQEITALLQTSTEEWNRGNLEGFLVPYSDAPGTTFVGSSGLVRGKDAIREKYRSSYFRPNAPLPGTLSFRDIEVRPLGPRNALAVGRWIVTDRGTGAQSGTGLFSLTLELTPAGWRIIHDHSS; this comes from the coding sequence ATGACGTCCGCTCCGCTCGCCCGCACGCTCGCGTGCGCCGCACTGCTCGCGCTGGGCGCCTGCGCGGGGTCGCGCATGGCCGCCGCCCCGCCCGCCGGCTCGCCCGCGCAGGAGATCACCGCGCTGCTCCAGACCTCTACCGAGGAGTGGAACCGGGGCAACCTGGAGGGCTTCCTGGTGCCGTACTCCGACGCGCCGGGCACCACGTTCGTGGGCAGCAGCGGGCTGGTGCGCGGGAAGGACGCCATCCGCGAGAAGTACCGCTCCAGCTACTTCCGCCCGAACGCGCCGCTCCCGGGCACGCTCTCTTTCCGCGACATCGAGGTGCGTCCGCTGGGCCCGCGGAACGCGCTGGCGGTGGGGCGCTGGATCGTGACCGACCGCGGCACCGGCGCGCAGAGCGGCACCGGCCTCTTCTCGCTCACGCTGGAGCTGACGCCCGCCGGCTGGCGCATCATCCACGACCACTCGTCCTGA
- the thpR gene encoding RNA 2',3'-cyclic phosphodiesterase: protein MERLFVGVAISDEVRQGLVDHLAGTVGERGLPGRAVPPASWHLTLRFLGDTDPKDAERLRAELRAAPLAVAFEMGFGQMGAFPRAARASVVWVGVESGACALRALAAEVERAAVRAGFAAEPRPFAPHLTLSRVQPPRDVSAVLRAIPPFRARMRVDSVVLFRSRLGAGPPRYEAVETFPLR, encoded by the coding sequence GTGGAGCGTTTGTTCGTAGGCGTGGCGATCTCTGACGAGGTGCGGCAGGGGCTTGTGGATCACCTCGCTGGGACGGTAGGGGAGCGAGGGCTGCCGGGGCGGGCAGTGCCGCCGGCGAGCTGGCACCTCACGCTGCGCTTCCTCGGCGACACTGATCCCAAAGATGCGGAGAGGCTGCGCGCGGAGTTGCGGGCGGCGCCCCTGGCTGTTGCGTTCGAGATGGGCTTCGGGCAGATGGGTGCGTTCCCGCGTGCCGCGCGAGCGTCGGTGGTGTGGGTGGGCGTGGAGAGCGGCGCCTGCGCGCTGCGGGCGCTCGCCGCGGAGGTGGAGCGAGCCGCCGTCCGAGCGGGATTTGCAGCCGAGCCGCGTCCGTTCGCGCCTCACCTCACGCTCAGCCGCGTACAGCCGCCGCGGGACGTGTCCGCCGTGCTCCGCGCGATCCCGCCGTTCCGCGCACGGATGAGGGTGGATTCCGTCGTGCTCTTCCGAAGCCGCCTGGGCGCAGGTCCGCCCCGGTACGAAGCCGTCGAGACGTTTCCGTTGCGCTGA
- a CDS encoding PAS domain S-box protein, protein MHESAQSPLNDPARVLAVERAGLLDAPAHDALERLSRLAVRLLDAPLAGVTLLTRDAQHFVALAGKDESNAPRTLPLSHSFCRHVVESGEALVVTDAREHPLLCGTPPVEEMGVLAYVGIPLRTAEGHTLGSFCVYDRRRRDWTEADLETMRDLAALALTEIESRVRERDLARAAAALRGSEARLRSVLASTPDAVILAREDDTVVEWNPAARALFGYEDHEVLGGPLARLMPEGYRGAHSAGLLRHARTGGERTVRGTVQVHGQRRDGSIVPIELSLASWREEGGTFYSAFMRDVTGRLEMETELRQAEREYRSLFEHAQDGILVLSVNGEQVLAANPRACELYGYAREELVGMSLEAVSTDVEAGRRQVKETFAGGVPRRFEVEQVRSDGRRIRVEMTATPVEYRGGPALLLINRDVTGRAHTEEALRDAESQFRAIFDEAPIGISQVDVGGRPMRSNRALQEMLGYSGAELSAMTFAEFTHPDDREADADRFARMMAGTLPSYQMRKRYLRRDGGMVWAELSVSLVRDADGAPRFAVGMVQNVTERLLAEAALEQSRAELLQAQKMDAVGRLAGGVAHDFNNLLTAILGNVQMLLADLPDGGPDEMRVELEEIARVSRRAADLTRQLLAFSRRQVLLPEVMDLNAAVRAAQKLLRRLIGEDVELRVEAEPGAAWVRADPGQLEQVLVNLAVNARDAMPGGGVLTLSARRDAAAVPPTVELRVRDTGTGMTPDVLEHVFEPFFTTKPVGKGTGLGLSTVYGIVQQSGGDLRVESAVGRGTTFTVRFPAADAPADAPPASPPAPVRGSGTVLLVEDEAAVRRVAKRVLERSGYTVIEAGDGAAALRACDAHEGEIVLLVTDVVMPGMNGREVARAIQARRPGVKTLFMSGYNDEAISQHGVLADGASFLGKPFTPETLAAKVREVLHASSPAEP, encoded by the coding sequence ATGCACGAATCCGCACAGTCGCCGCTGAACGACCCCGCCCGCGTGCTCGCGGTGGAGCGCGCGGGCCTGCTCGACGCCCCCGCGCACGACGCGCTGGAGCGGCTGTCGCGCCTTGCCGTGCGCCTGCTGGACGCGCCCCTGGCGGGCGTGACGCTGCTCACGCGCGACGCGCAGCACTTCGTGGCGCTGGCCGGCAAGGACGAGTCCAACGCGCCTCGCACGCTTCCGCTGTCGCACTCGTTCTGCCGCCACGTGGTGGAGAGCGGCGAGGCGCTGGTGGTGACCGACGCGCGCGAGCACCCCCTGCTGTGCGGCACGCCGCCGGTGGAGGAGATGGGAGTGCTGGCGTACGTCGGCATCCCCCTGCGCACGGCCGAGGGGCACACGCTGGGCTCGTTCTGCGTGTACGACCGCCGGCGGCGCGACTGGACCGAGGCGGACCTGGAGACCATGCGCGACCTGGCGGCGCTGGCGCTCACCGAGATCGAGAGCCGGGTGCGCGAGAGGGACCTGGCGCGCGCCGCGGCGGCGCTGCGCGGTTCCGAGGCGCGGCTGCGGTCGGTGCTGGCCTCCACGCCCGACGCGGTGATCCTGGCCCGCGAGGACGACACCGTGGTGGAGTGGAACCCGGCGGCCCGCGCTCTCTTCGGCTACGAGGACCACGAGGTGCTGGGCGGCCCCCTCGCGCGGCTGATGCCCGAGGGCTACCGCGGCGCGCACTCGGCCGGGCTGCTGCGCCACGCGCGGACGGGCGGGGAGCGCACCGTCCGCGGGACCGTGCAGGTGCACGGACAGCGGCGCGACGGCTCCATCGTCCCTATCGAGCTGTCGCTGGCGAGCTGGCGCGAGGAGGGCGGCACCTTCTACAGCGCCTTCATGCGCGACGTGACAGGCCGCCTGGAGATGGAAACGGAGCTGCGCCAGGCGGAGCGGGAGTACCGCAGCCTGTTCGAGCACGCGCAGGACGGCATCCTGGTGCTCTCGGTGAACGGCGAGCAGGTGCTGGCGGCCAACCCGCGCGCCTGCGAGCTGTACGGCTACGCGCGCGAGGAGCTGGTGGGGATGTCGCTCGAGGCGGTGTCCACCGATGTGGAGGCGGGGCGAAGGCAGGTGAAGGAGACGTTCGCGGGCGGTGTGCCGCGCCGGTTCGAGGTGGAGCAGGTGCGGAGCGACGGCCGGCGCATCCGCGTGGAGATGACGGCCACGCCGGTGGAGTATCGCGGCGGGCCCGCGCTGCTCCTCATCAACCGCGACGTGACGGGCCGCGCCCACACCGAGGAAGCGTTGCGCGACGCCGAGTCGCAGTTCCGCGCCATCTTCGACGAGGCGCCCATCGGCATCTCGCAGGTGGACGTGGGCGGACGGCCCATGCGCAGCAACCGCGCGCTGCAGGAGATGCTGGGCTACTCCGGCGCGGAGCTCTCGGCCATGACGTTCGCCGAGTTCACGCACCCCGACGATCGCGAGGCGGACGCGGACCGGTTCGCGCGGATGATGGCGGGGACGCTGCCGTCGTACCAGATGCGGAAGCGCTACCTGCGGCGCGACGGCGGCATGGTGTGGGCGGAGCTGTCGGTCTCGCTGGTGCGAGACGCCGACGGTGCGCCGCGCTTCGCCGTCGGGATGGTGCAGAACGTCACCGAGCGGCTGCTGGCCGAGGCGGCGCTGGAGCAGAGCCGCGCGGAGCTGCTGCAGGCGCAGAAGATGGACGCGGTGGGGCGGCTGGCAGGCGGTGTGGCGCACGACTTCAACAACCTGCTCACCGCCATCCTGGGCAACGTGCAGATGCTGCTGGCGGACCTGCCGGACGGCGGGCCCGACGAGATGCGCGTGGAGCTGGAGGAGATCGCCCGGGTGAGCCGCCGGGCGGCCGACCTCACGCGGCAGCTGCTGGCCTTCAGCCGGCGGCAGGTGCTGCTGCCCGAGGTGATGGACCTGAACGCCGCCGTGAGGGCCGCCCAGAAGCTGCTGCGCCGCCTGATCGGGGAGGACGTGGAGCTGCGGGTGGAGGCGGAGCCCGGTGCGGCGTGGGTCCGCGCGGACCCGGGCCAGCTGGAGCAGGTGCTGGTGAACCTGGCGGTCAACGCCCGCGACGCCATGCCCGGCGGCGGCGTGCTCACCCTCTCCGCGCGCCGCGACGCCGCGGCCGTGCCGCCCACGGTGGAGCTGCGGGTGCGCGACACGGGCACGGGCATGACGCCGGACGTGCTGGAGCACGTGTTCGAGCCGTTCTTCACCACCAAGCCGGTGGGCAAGGGCACGGGCCTGGGCCTCTCCACGGTGTACGGCATCGTGCAGCAGAGCGGCGGCGACCTGCGCGTGGAGAGCGCCGTGGGCCGCGGCACCACCTTCACCGTGCGCTTCCCCGCGGCCGACGCGCCTGCCGACGCGCCTCCCGCGTCCCCGCCCGCCCCCGTGCGCGGGTCCGGCACGGTGCTGCTGGTGGAGGACGAAGCCGCGGTGCGGCGCGTGGCCAAGCGGGTGCTGGAGCGTAGCGGCTACACCGTGATCGAGGCCGGCGACGGCGCCGCGGCCCTCCGCGCGTGCGACGCGCACGAGGGCGAGATCGTGCTGCTGGTGACCGACGTGGTGATGCCCGGGATGAACGGGCGCGAGGTGGCGCGCGCCATCCAGGCCCGCCGCCCCGGCGTGAAGACGCTGTTCATGTCCGGCTACAACGACGAAGCCATCAGCCAGCACGGCGTGCTTGCCGACGGCGCCTCCTTCCTGGGCAAGCCGTTCACCCCCGAGACGCTGGCTGCCAAGGTCCGCGAGGTCCTCCACGCATCCTCCCCCGCAGAGCCGTAG